A part of Cottoperca gobio chromosome 4, fCotGob3.1, whole genome shotgun sequence genomic DNA contains:
- the LOC115007227 gene encoding uncharacterized protein LOC115007227, whose product MDELLKNRLSENSASYKMSLGRIIDKYSKLQYQDGGMEVDLNSTTTQTLEQYMALSKVELNKMESKSLAYLREESIRSQDVTRDTQLDFTYQDSGADETCSSNSTTQMSVDDDVMASNDTTHLTVSSLDESQRNISETEVQPEDQDEELEISLRSHGGSLVELYPSMISRIGMAWRRQHVSEAADSVLRRYRRWRKLSNRSNISSTFNDTLRHTNRNPKNIPSQTLLKENTNSPVKRQFMGIETTRSPLQMVNNMQDWQAQQQSPGRVRREQHQPVLVMDFSALSETSMPKENLLNETFTVSEASRLVEQPSTYTFSPSRPCYPAAKVSLDPSLKSKRLSLTAHSLQTDGCSMYASESPSVKERTVIYGSPVRKSPLQARVMTSLSRSPHAFSRSPKAHSVERLRLMSTPPQKPTVPLRMLNPQDSHHSLHPPLRSPQSATAAESRHRLRRHLSFDSSLPSFHVPYSPKKLDEDFLKLYHKFVCQNKSSFFKGLSCRLCARSSEASRGPSSSALAALALSPHRSVLRKRHRELNWDSHPQSKRSRDEYCPSSPGSKRHGKELLRHCLIPYEYGQSHDGLSYSSSGPSVFQRFNTQHRSADANQETWMSRRHHVSAADFSGMGSAFESRMANGSSTRK is encoded by the exons ATGGACGAGCTTTTAAAAAACCGACTGTCTGAAAATAGCGCTAGCTATAAAATGTCACTGGGACGAATCATAGACAAG TATTCTAAGCTTCAATACCAAGATGGGGGGATGGAGGTGGACCTCAACAGTACAACAACCCAAA CACTTGAACAATACATGGCGCTGTCAAAAGTAGAGCTGAACAAGATGGAATCAAAG AGCCTGGCATATTTGAGAGAGGAGTCAATACGAT CCCAGGACGTTACAAGGGACACTCAG tTGGACTTCACGTATCAAGACAGCGGAGCTGATGAGACTTGTTCTTCCAATTCCACTACCCAAATGTCTGTGGACGATGACG TGATGGCTAGCAATGACACGACTCACCTGACTGTGAGCTCACTGGATGAGAGTCAGAGAAACATTTCTGAGACGGAGGTCCAGCCTGAGGACCAGGATGAGGAGCTGGAAATTAGTCTGAGAAGTCATGGCGGTTCTTTGGTGGAGCTCTACCCCAGCATGATCAGTCGAATAGGGATGGCCTGGCGTCGGCAGCACGTCTCTGAGGCCGCTGACTCTGTGCTGAGGAGGTACCGCAGATGGCGAAAGCTCTCAAACAGAAGCAATATCAGCAGCACCTTCAATGACACGCTGAGACACACCAACAGAAACCCAAAAAACATCCCCAGCCAGACGCTGCTCAAGGAGAACACCAACAGCCCTGTGAAAAGGCAGTTCATGGGGATTGAAACTACTCGGTCTCCCTTGCAGATGGTAAACAATATGCAGGATTGGCAAGCACAGCAGCAGTCTCCTGGGAGGGTGAGAAGAGAGCAGCACCAGCCTGTCCTCGTGATGGACTTCTCTGCTCTTTCTGAGACCTCTATGCCAAAAGAGAACTTGCTGAACGAGACCTTCACTGTGTCTGAAGCATCCCGGCTGGTAGAACAGCCCTCCACTTACACGTTCAGTCCTTCTCGACCTTGCTATCCAGCTGCAAAAGTGTCCTTGGACCCGTCTCTCAAGTCTAAAAGGCTTTCTCTCACTGCACACTCGCTGCAGACTGATGGCTGCTCCATGTATGCATCGGAAAGCCCCTCTGTTAAAGAGAGAACGGTCATCTACGGCTCTCCAGTCAGGAAGAGTCCCTTACAAGCGAGGGTGATGACCAGTCTCAGTAGATCACCTCATGCCTTTTCCAGAAGCCCCAAAGCACATTCTGTGGAAAGGCTCAGATTAATGTCCACCCCTCCACAAAAGCCAACTGTGCCACTAAGGATGCTTAACCCTCAAGACTCCCATCACTCCCTCCACCCACCGCTGCGTTCACCTCAGTCAGCGACGGCAGCAGAAAGTCGTCACAGGCTCCGCCGGCACCTTTCCTTTGACTCCTCCCTGCCATCATTCCATGTCCCTTACTCCCCAAAGAAGCTTGACGAGGACTTTCTGAAGCTCTACCACAAGTTTGTCTGCCAGAACAAATCATCTTTCTTTAAAGGGCTTTCCTGCCGCCTCTGTGCGAGAAGCTCCGAGGCCAGCAGAGGCCCCTCTTCCTCAGCTCTGGCAGCACTCGCCTTGTCGCCCCACCGCTCCGTCCTGAGGAAACGCCACAGGGAGTTAAACTGGGACAGCCACCCCCAGTCCAAACGCTCCAGGGACGAGTATTGCCCATCCTCCCCTGGGTCCAAGCGCCACGGGAAGGAGCTGCTGAGGCACTGTCTCATTCCGTATGAATATGGGCAGTCTCACGATGGCCTTTCCTATAGCTCCTCTGGGCCCAGCGTGTTTCAAAGATTCAACACCCAGCATCGCTCAGCAGATGCAAATCAGGAGACCTGGATGAGTCGGCGCCACCATGTGTCTGCAGCCGATTTTTCTGGCATGG GAAGTGCCTTTGAAAGCAGAATGGCCAATGGCTCCTCCACCAG AAAATGA
- the ppat gene encoding amidophosphoribosyltransferase, which translates to MEFEENGIGEECGVFGCVAAGEWPTQLEVAQVLTLGLVALQHRGQESAGIVTSNGASPPTYTAHKGMGLVNTAFAPEALLKLRYGNLGICHTRYSTTGFSELENCQPFVVDTLHGKIAVAHNGELVNAHALRKRVMRHGVGLSTSSDSELITQLLALTPPMEEQDAPNWVARIKNLMTETPTSYSLLVMFKDVVYAVRDPYGNRPLCIGRIVPVSKMHSSGAGEEDTEGWVVSSESCSFQSIGAKYYREVLPGEIVQISKHGVKSLSVVPRPEGDLPAFCIFEYVYFARPDSIFEGQMVYTVRQRCGRQLAIEAPTDADVVSTVPESATPAALGYAQQSGLPYIEVLCKNRYVGRTFIQPNTRLRQLGVAKKFGALTDNFAGKRVVLVDDSIVRGNTISPIIKLLKEAGATEVHIRVASPPIRYPCYMGINIPTKEELIANKPEFQDIAGYIGAASVQYLTVEGLVSAVQEGIASLKEKDERISSSNKSEKRVGHCTACLTGKYPVELEW; encoded by the exons GGGTCAGGAAAGTGCCGGGATTGTCACAAGTAATGGAGCCAGTCCGCCTACATACACGGCCCACAAG gGAATGGGATTAGTGAACACTGCATTCGCTCCTGAGGCTCTTCTGAAACTGCGCTACGGTAACCTCGGTATTTGTCACACACGCTATTCAACTACTGGGTTCTCCGAGCTGGAGAACTGCCAGCCCTTTGTGGTGGATACACTGCACGGCAAGATTGCCGTAGCACACAATGGAGAGCTGGTTAATGCTCATGCCCTTCGGAAACGG GTAATGCGCCACGGTGTGGGCCTCTCCACCAGCTCAGACAGCGAGCTCATCACCCAACTGCTAGCATTGACTCCACCTATGGAGGAGCAGGACGCACCAAACTGGGTTGCCAG AATAAAAAATCTGATGACTGAGACCCCTACATCGTACTCACTGTTGGTGATGTTCAAAGATGTTGTCTATGCGGTGCGTGACCCTTACGGAAATCGCCCCCTCTGCATTGGACGGATTGTTCCCGTCTCTAAAATGCACAGTTCAG GGGCCGGAGAGGAGGACACTGAGGGGTGGGTTGTGTCATCAGAGTCCTGCAGCTTCCAGTCCATCGGTGCCAA GTATTACAGAGAGGTCTTACCAGGAGAGATAGTCCAGATATCCAAGCACGGAGTCAAGTCTCTGAGCGTTGTCCCTCGCCCTGAGGGAGACCTCCCTGCCTTCTGCATATTCGAATATGTTTACTTTGCCAGGCCGGACTCTATTTTTGAAG GGCAGATGGTCTACACTGTCAGGCAGCGCTGTGGTCGGCAGTTAGCCATTGAGGCTCCAACAGACGCAGACGTGGTCAGCACCGTGCCAGAGTCTGCAACTCCTGCTGCACTGGGCTACGCTCAGCAG TCCGGACTGCCATATATCGAGGTTTTGTGTAAGAACCGCTACGTTGGGAGGACGTTTATTCAACCAAATACCCGCTTGAGGCAGCTCGGGGTCGCCAAGAAGTTTGGGGCATTGACTGACAACTTTGCTGGGAAACGAGTGGTGCTCGTTGACGACTCCATCGTCAGAGGCAACACCATCTCCCCCATTATTAAACTGCTGAAGGAGGCCGGTGCAACGGAG GTCCACATCAGGGTGGCCTCTCCACCCATCAGATACCCTTGCTACATGGGCATCAATATTCCCACCAAGGAGGAGCTCATCGCTAACAAGCCAGAGTTTCAGGACATCGCTGGATACATTG GTGCTGCCAGTGTTCAGTATCTGACAGTGGAGGGCCTGGTGTCTGCCGTTCAAGAGGGAATCGCCTCCCTCAAGGAGAAGGACGAGAGGATCAGCTCCAGTAACAAGTCTGAAAAACGAGTGGGCCACTGCACTGCCTGTCTGACTGGGAAATATCCAGTGGAGTTGGAGTGGTAA